The Pseudodesulfovibrio sp. S3 nucleotide sequence AACCAATGTGTGGGATAACACTCACAGGCAGGTTCGACTCCTGTACGCTTCCGCCAATATTGAACAAAAATACCGATCAGCAATGATCGGTATCTTTCGTTTTCCAACTTTCCCCAGCACTACCCCCATCAGGCGGACATAACGTTTGCGCCCCCCCCCTCCTCTTTTGACAGAGACAACCTTGCCTATAACTCAGTCAACATCTGCCCCAAACAATGAGTGAAGGAAGGCCATGGGCAAAACTCCCCAGAAAGTCAAAGCAGACAAGCAAAATCTAAATATCCCTTACAGACCTGTCTATGCGAGTTCACAAACACTTGCAAAACGCCTTCAAGAGAAAAGGAGCTCTCTCATCATCATTCAGCACACAGGCATTGATGGTGACCTCAGCGAGGAACTCGATATCGTTTACCTGGGAGTTCCGCTACGACGAGGCTGGCCGGCTTTTCGAGGCCCGTCTTGACGGCAGACTGATCTGCCAGTGCTATTATGATAGGGAAGGCCGCCGCTCGCGGGACTACTTCCCGGCCACCGTGGGGTCCGGCTACCGCGACTACCGATACAACCTGGACAACCAGCTGATGAGCGCGGGCAACAACGGGTACACGCACGATGAAAACGGATTCCGTTCCATCTGGTCGAACGGCGGCACATACCACCTGTACGAGTATACGCCGGACTACCGGCTGCTCAAAAGGAGGTGGAGAACCAGGGCCACGTCTACACATACCGCCACGACGAGGACGGCAGGCGGGACGCCAAGTATCTCAATGACCAACTCGTCGAAGCCTACCAATGGCTCGACTTCGTCCGGCTCGGCGCGTTCCACGACGGGCGTATGGGTTACGAGTTCGGGTACGGAGACAACGAGCGGCTACCCTCGACCATGGGGCGCGAGGACGGGGCCGTGCTCGCCCTGCACTACGACCAGGTCGGTTCCCTGCGCGTGGTTGCCGACGCGTACGGCAACGTGATAAAGGAAGTTCTTTATGATCCCTTCGGCGGAATTATAGCGGACACCAATCCGGGCCTGCGCGTGCCCATCGGCTTTGCAGGCGGCCTGCACGACCGCGATTTGTGGTTCGTCCGCTTCGGCTGGAGGAATTACGACACCTTCACCGGCAGGTGGACCGCGCCCGCCCCCATCGGAGACAGGGGCGGTGATCCGGACTGGTATGGCTATTGTTTGGATGATCCGGTCAACGGGGTGGACCCGTTGGGGCTTGCTTCGAAGAAGTACGCTGGTGCGGATTCCGAGGCCGGGCTATTTTTCAAAATTGGCGGATTGCAGTACGCCAACGACAAGGAGGAGTTGGATGTACTTGATCAGGACGGCCAAACGCGGAAACGGTCCAAAACCACATCGGGCAAGCCTGGGGTCAAGGACCATACATTGAAGAACAAGGGTCCGATTCCTCCTGGTGAGTATGGGTTGTTGCCAAAGGATATCACCAAGAACAAGTGGCACCAGCCTCTTTTCGGAGATTGGGGCGACTATAAGGTTCCCCTTAAAGCGACCGGGCAGACCGAACTTCATGAACGATCAGACTTTTTCCTCCATGGGGGAAAGGTCCCTGGAACTCAAGGATGTGTCGATATGGGAAGCGGAGACAGGGAGCTTTTTCCTTTACTGGAAAAACAAAAAGGGGAGATACGCTTTAAGGCGAAGTAATCATCTTACCCGGGGATGCCCTGAAAAGGGCATCCCTTTTCGGAAGTCATGAACACACTTATCGTTTTATATCCAACCGTTGTCCATTTCGCTTACCTTATTTCTGTCTACAATGCGGATTCGCGTGTTGTTAATTAAATCGTTCTCGCCCTCTCCTTCTTGCCATTGATATGGCTTTTGCAAAAACGGAGGCTGACGGTGTCTTCATTTCTGTCGCTGATCAAATTGAGTTGTTACGGTGCGGTGCTGCTCAGTATCGTTGATTATTTTGACCCATACTATCCAAAGATGGTTTTTGACGATTGGACCGTATTCCTCCGGTTCGCTGTCTATGTGATTTTGTATGTTGCGGTACTTCTTGTGGCTTGGTTAGCCGAGAAATTGTTTTCTCGGGGCAAGAGTGTACCTGGCTCCTAAAGGCACGGACCCCGATAATGAAAAAATGGATTCCTTGTTCAGTCCTCTTGATGTGTGCCATTGTTTTTAGTTCTTGGCTTCATTCGTTTTTTCCGCCGGATATCGGGGTGGTCATCCTTGAGAACGACAGTGGGCAGGACATCGTTGAAGCAACTATACGGATTCGGGAAATCGAACTCGTTTTTCCGAAAATTCCTGATGGGGATTTTTGTGCAGCCCGCTATGAAATCCCCGGAGATTCGCATTACGAGGTGCTGGTCTCTCTTGAATCGGGAAAAACGATGAGTCTTGAGTCCGAATATATGACAAATGGTGCGGATACCTTCGATGTGATGACGGTTCGGAAGAACCAGGTCGTTCATCGGTTATCGCAA carries:
- a CDS encoding RHS repeat-associated core domain-containing protein; the encoded protein is MENQGHVYTYRHDEDGRRDAKYLNDQLVEAYQWLDFVRLGAFHDGRMGYEFGYGDNERLPSTMGREDGAVLALHYDQVGSLRVVADAYGNVIKEVLYDPFGGIIADTNPGLRVPIGFAGGLHDRDLWFVRFGWRNYDTFTGRWTAPAPIGDRGGDPDWYGYCLDDPVNGVDPLGLASKKYAGADSEAGLFFKIGGLQYANDKEELDVLDQDGQTRKRSKTTSGKPGVKDHTLKNKGPIPPGEYGLLPKDITKNKWHQPLFGDWGDYKVPLKATGQTELHERSDFFLHGGKVPGTQGCVDMGSGDRELFPLLEKQKGEIRFKAK